The genomic stretch TTTTTGGCGAATCATTTTTCTGCCGGTGAATCAAATTCCCATTGGAAACAAGAGCTTCAAGCACAAAACGCCGAATTAAAGAAAGAAATCAAAGAAGATCCTTCACTGAAAGATGGGTATAAAGAAACAATCACACTCAATGACTATCGCATCGAGCATAATATCCCTAGTGACACGGGCTATACGGTATGGTCTTATGTAACGGATTCAGCAAACTTTACCATCCTTACCGGTCTGTTTACTATTATCATCGCGGCCGGAATTGTCGCGAACGAATTTAATTGGGGAACGATTAAGCTATTAATGATTCGGCCGCTCAGTCGTTTTCAAATTTTGATGTCCAAATATATTACAGTTCTCCTGTTTGGGCTCCTGTTGCTGTTGATTTTATTTATCGGTTCTACTTTATTAGGGTTGATCTTCTTCGGAACGGGTGGTGAAACCGCCGCGAATATTCATTTAATCTATAAGGATGGCCATGTCATTGAGCAAAACATGATGGGGCATTTGGCTACAACGTATCTTTCTGAATCCGTCTCGGCTTTAATGGTGGCGACGATGGCGTTTATGCTGTCTGCGGTATTCAGAAACAGCTCTCTTGCGGTTGGTTTTTCCATCTTCTTGTTGGTTGCCGGTACGACTGCAACTGCATTTATTGCAGCGAAATTTGACTGGGCAAAGTATATATTGTTTGCTAATGTCGACTTGACTCAGTATGTGGATGGCACACCGTTAATAAAAGGGATGACTATGACGTTTTCTCTCGTCATGCTGGCGATCTACTTTATCATCTTCCTGTTGCTTGCTTTCGGAATCTTCATGAAGCGGGATATTGCAAACTAATAAAAAAAGCTGTTTTGCTTATGCAAAACAGCTTTTTTGTCAAAATAAAAACTGCAGGTTTGCACCTGCAGTTTTTCATATCAATTTATGCTTACGCTTCTTTAGTAACGTTAGCAGCTTGTGGTCCGCGGTTTCCTTCAACGATTTCAAAAGAAACAGCTTGGCCTTCTTCTAAAGTTTTGAAGCCTTCGCCTTGAATAGCAGAGAAATGAACGAATACATCGTCTTGACCTTCTACTTCGATGAATCCGAAACCTTTT from Bacillus subtilis subsp. subtilis str. 168 encodes the following:
- the cspB gene encoding major cold-shock protein, RNA helicase co-factor, RNA co-chaperone (Evidence 1a: Function from experimental evidences in the studied strain; PubMedId: 12493834, 16352840, 22128343, 25851716; Product type f: factor), whose translation is MLEGKVKWFNSEKGFGFIEVEGQDDVFVHFSAIQGEGFKTLEEGQAVSFEIVEGNRGPQAANVTKEA
- the yhcI gene encoding putative ABC transporter (permease) (Evidence 3: Putative function from multiple computational evidences; PubMedId: 15849754, 15870467, 16850406; Product type t: transporter) — protein: MLNLIYNEWLKIFSRAGTWVMIGILGLTMVGFAFLANHFSAGESNSHWKQELQAQNAELKKEIKEDPSLKDGYKETITLNDYRIEHNIPSDTGYTVWSYVTDSANFTILTGLFTIIIAAGIVANEFNWGTIKLLMIRPLSRFQILMSKYITVLLFGLLLLLILFIGSTLLGLIFFGTGGETAANIHLIYKDGHVIEQNMMGHLATTYLSESVSALMVATMAFMLSAVFRNSSLAVGFSIFLLVAGTTATAFIAAKFDWAKYILFANVDLTQYVDGTPLIKGMTMTFSLVMLAIYFIIFLLLAFGIFMKRDIAN